A window of Colias croceus chromosome 13, ilColCroc2.1 genomic DNA:
CTTCTTGATCAATATTACGTACTTTGTACACAAATAAGTTTCTCAATACGGAACACAGCTAAAATTATAGCCATTATTTCtacaatttatgtaaatacaaaccaaagcaaaatattataacaatttaatatgacattgacaaatgacaattGACACACCATTGACACACGAAATGCGCATATAAcagatgataaaataaatagataaaatatataaatatatagataaggTTAGCCGTTTATAGCCGTGCCAATAACGTGCACTCCTGATAGCTGCTACCTGATCGCGCGGCCAATGTGTGGATGATGCGCCAAGCTTGCGACAAGTGTCCTTTGAAGTTGCCGATACCGCACGGCAAGCTCGCAAACGCGCCGGCCAATGTTCAAATAGCTACCGCCAGTGCGCATTTCGCCCGTTCTACACATAGACAAGTGCATGTGCCAACGCGCTTGCCAACGCGTTGGCCTATGTGTAGTGCCGGCATAATGCTtagttaaaatgattttacaccaattccatacattttgaGGTTAGAATAGGAAAAATGATTTTTCTCCAAAACTATTGGTTTCCTAACTTTCTCCTTTTGGTGGGAGGGTCCCCCCCTCCTCCCCCCTCTCCACAAAAACCTATAATACGATACGTGCGGCAGTTCTCTAAAGAAACGCCGATAACCTAACtatatagataaatagatGTTATCGgatgattaaattattttattcatccgGTAATCGGacaactaatttattttattcatccgTTTAGCGGACGACTGGCActgttctaaaataaatagaaggACGTGAAAAGGACATTGTTCCTTCCTTCCTAGTACGAGTCTTGTGTATTGAAAAGTGAGGCCGCTATTTCAATCACAACAAAATCGCGcggttaaaactttaaaaacatGTTAAAATGGCAATGTCAATTAAGTGTCAAAATAATGATCAAGCGGCAACTGGCAAGTGCCCTGTGCCATCTGTCAAATCACAAATGtcaaatgtaaattaaaaacgcAAGCCTGAAGCCGTCGTGAGCCCGTGAATGTTTATGTTTGAAAATGAAAGTTTTAGCAtaccttaatattattaagctgacTTTGTAAATCAAATTTCCAGCCTTTTGAAATGGGTGACggttagtatatattatatacaaaattattgatttatcgCGTAATATCCCATAGAATTATGATTgctattgtatatttttctttttcctttttattcAGAGGACGTTATACGCAGAAGATTATTGATTGATGGTGATGGTACTGGTGATGATAGGAGGCTTAATGTTTTGTTGAAGACACTAATCAGATGGTGTAATGCTACCGACGAAAAACCAGAAGACAGGTAACCTTACCTACCTTATTGTGAATTGTTGAATGAAGCAATTTAactttttgtacaataaataaattaacacttaaataactacttactatattaaaaaataaatacagttttatTCTTCCTTGTTCTAGCAAAACCACACATGATCGCATGTTAGCACAACTTGCACAATGTGAATTTGCTGTAACAAAATCTCAGCTCGGTACCGAGATGATGACAGCAGAACTTAAAAGTTATGAGGATTTatcgaaaatatttgaaagcgGAATAGAGATAGCCAAGAAGAATATAGAAAAGAGTAAAATTGATCTGGCCCAAGCAAAAACTGTACGCAAAAATAGAATAGAGTATGATGTATTAGCCAAAGTGATAAGTGAACAGCCAGATAGGAAAGAAACATTGGAGCAATTGAGTACTCTAAAGAATGAATTAAGTACATTGGAGACAACAAAACAGCAGTTAGAGAGTAGATTGGCATTAAGAAAGAAACAATTCCATGTGTTAGTGACTTCAATACATCAGTTACAAGCCTTGTTAGATGAACCTGAAGAATTAGAATCCATTTCTGATGATGTAGAAATGAAAGAATCAGCTATGGAAACttgaaataatactttttatagtttataaaatttatcataaatctgaaataataaaattaatgaaatgtccaattatgattttatttttttaatataagtttaGTTTAATCATGAAGATAACCTGTGCTTCAAAGGCGCTCCTGATAAATCGATGTGTGTATAAAATCTGCTTCTCTACCAAGTTCTGGTCTTCTCTACCAAGggatattgtttatttgtcaTCAGTACAATAGTGTTATATctcgtaatattaatataacgagcacaaaaattaaatatgttatgatGTGTAatgatgattattattttcagagcgattatattataaactagcttccgcccgcgactccgtccgcgcggatgtcggtcttcgcgtggatggtttatttctccattttgagacctctgacaataacatcttataaatatctattggacccaattcccgaatacggttaggcctataataatacgcaacgtgtgttcgcggttctacggaacaacgtctattgataaaactgaaaaatgaagattaatttttttctacgtatttttccaggataaaaagtatcctattttacgcccaggataataaggtataattataccaagtttcatcgaaatcgaaccgctagttttcacgtgatgccttcacatacagacagacagacaaaaatttttttaatcacatatttgggtttggtatcgatccagtaaaaccccctggtatttattttttcaatattttcaatgtacagaattgacccttctacagatttattatatgtatagatgactGGATAGTACCCAAGatagtacctataaaaaatagtctatatttactataatattataacactaATAACAAGAAACTGGgatttagtaattttttttctagtggtctaatcatttatttataatttaactatatatatataaataccaacttgggcactaagttgatccagcccgactgccgtgcattcctgactccaccttttccccgatattactcgactccggttgcatagatcttgcccggagtggcaacggcgcaaatatttgggcgatgttgccaaacgtattcatggagaaattgatatactcaacatttttattgctaagatctcgaaatgaatcgactccgtaacggccgaaattcagaaacccataaacacttgttggctccgttttatataccaaatccaaagtcgtatgttgatcagatccatttatattatcaaaattacagctttatttgatccgacaaaacgaaactgtatattaagtaacataGATTAATTTTGCGTAAACAgtacagtatttgttggctccgtacacaaacatattatagttaggtaatgttccatacattgctaaatccgcctagactagacgaactcgactccgtaacggttcaaattttgaaatgctcaaacacttcttgactccgttttatataccaaatcataaatcgtatgttgatctgttgattgttccatttatatgcacttgcatgacattgacatggggatatgaaattagggctagcaaaaaatctcctgagttttatggaagttgaagaagtcgaccgtaattcaattgaaacttatagaaaacgttgtgaaactaaaaattcggaaccctaaaaagatagatatttggacgaacctttcgtcatacagtgacggtgataattctcaagtagaatgcatcctacaaataacaacctacctcttgaatcatcagtaaatatcaagataattatcataatatttattgacgtgtagcgttcgcctatgccctgattctgatatcaatctgataaaataattaaaatgtttgatttaggtcaaacaaatgacgactcatattcctgcacaaattatccattacggagtaaatatgagtgtacgcagatcgccaacacgtttaaccagcagtggtgcagtgggtactgccggtggatcgcatcccgatctatcgaagctaagttcgttttctacgagttctacgccaactgatacggaaaacggaaacaaccgctagaacaagattgcagatttagtgatgatatgtaggatattcggtcggagttgagccgtattagtacattacttgaaaaatatgtatgctcaaatgaacaaatagtaaacaaaattcatgaaaacatttctgaggtaaaaacacaaattaccaaaattaaatcgtccaacgaacaatccttgaatttaattcgccaaaatacgaatcaaatcaatgaaattaagtcatcagcatgtatgataattactgaacaaaacatattgaagagtactatttctcaattagaatcccagataaactagggtgagagtaaaataaaatcactggaattaaatctttaatcataataaacttcttataatttaaaacttaatcaaggaactacgagacagaaagagccgcgaaaaaaatgtaatttttactggtttcccagaatcgacatcttataactcaaaggagaggaaatctaaagacaactacgaaattttaaaaaattacctcactaataagttcagacctaccgaagccattaaaaaaatatataattataaataaccttaattcaaactgtagttcaggtcttgatggtattactacaaaagcaaaatgcatcaaagaacaagtagataactgcgttaaaaacaaccgacttcaaacttgcacttgcaacatttacaaatacagacaaaaatgcccataaaataaaaaccactgggcctatccgaataaaatttttatgggaccaattcgacaccatcccgcatcgaacaaaaaagaatctcgtaaatcggttcagaaacctcggagtaatcggtgtacatacataaaaaaaaaacatatcggCCGAATTGAtgacctcctccttttttttgaagtcggttaaaaattaaatcataccttaagcgactgttttaaccaagccataagtcaaagacgttttccggactcgttaaaaatagcgaaggtaactcctatctataagagtggctcaaaatttgaacctggtaactataggccgatttcggttttgccagtattgtcaaaaatattggagaagattttacacacgagattagaaaaatatttagactcatttaattttatttcagtgcgtcaatacggatttaagccaaaaagtaacactctgtcagcgactatggacctaactattaaaataaaacagaacattgacgcaaacaatatagttttgggagtgtttATTGACCTATAAAAGGCCTTTGATACCGTTTCTCatgaacttttaataaagaaattagcatccattaacattaatggtaaagcactagatatgctgaaatcatatttaaaaaattgatcacgaatagttaaaatagataaataaatgcaatctactaaaaataaatgtaactaaattcaaagctcataacaaaattattccaccacacgctccacttaaaattaacggtgttgtattagaacataaaacccacgagaaatgcctaggtttgcgaatcgacagctctctgaaatggaattatcacatcgaccacctaaaaaataaattatcagcacttcctAGATCTCTgcataatattacttcttgcattcctcataaattacgccacaccatctacaacacgttagtaaagccgcacctaatgtatttaatagaagtatcggggagtgcttacaaaaataaattatcgccaccccaaattttacaaaataaaatcattaaaactatctttaactattcttttttaacttctacaaataaaatctacgacgacactaaagtaatgaatttaaaacaattatacttttataatacgtgtatgttcatccgcaaagcgctacataaaaacataaatacaaatattataatctcaacatcaaatcgccactatcctaatagacgagctataggtctaccagaatctgatggcatatttatatttaagaaataaaagattttcatgtggcaacttatttgacaactatcaaattgtttgtcaaattatttgtcttttttgcagttgatgaataatttttaggattttgtctaaaaaatcttcgaaaatgtcgaaaaagccgctgcgatcacaagcaagaggtgttgtttataatgtgtatagaaaaacattcgatgaagaagggtcaaacacatcacaattttcaattttcaagattttattggtaaattggacttacccgttttgatactttaaattaaaaaatattatatgtaggtaattataatattgtttgttgattagaatataattttatgaaaacttattacaggagtttccaatacggctattcgtcaagtacaagctgtccaagtcaattttataatgtgtgtttCTGTTattacttacgaaaataaacatagttttattttattttataaaaaaaattgtaggcAGTTTTGATCTAGGTACGttatcattatatcgatattttcaaatggcatactggtaatgaatatacaaatataggtgtgtgtaaataataataatatgtattacctgtataaaagtaatatgtataattgtatattatacatgtaaatatgtacctacataatattaagtggatatctcattattaagtatagtattgtccacttatgtaatgtgactaatgatattgaggacaaaataaaaaataagcagtatcaagatcgttcagtccattttccctagggttgcacactcaaaattttgatttccctaattgccatcagattctggtttacctatagtTATCTTGCCCttccgaagatccgaacaaattatggaaggcgaacggcaacatacgtttctataacgggaataaatgtctttaaatcttcaaatggctaaggccgcaagcgaccaatggctgagctcggtgggctctgattggctcatttgaatcggatcaacaagagctaaaacgcaaaaaaggtggatttgtataaaaagcacgtaattattattattactgatgatgacacttgtggctccgttcggatccacatacggacggtggtgtggcaatggatccacaaataccaaccggatcaacaagtgaaaacggatcaaataattactaactatatggcacgtttgatcaacatagtgcccatggagatatctatatatatatatatatatatatatatatatatatatatatatatatatatattaatataagctTAAGCTATACAAGCTAATATAGCAATACAGCTTATATTAATCAAACTATcagaaattgtatttttagattattatcaaCACTATAAAACGGCGAAGATATTACCtacctttatattattacacctAACCTATTTTTTGAAATAGACGTATTTGAAAACCAAATCAGAATCGGTACATACCTTGGTACTAGGTGCCTTGGTACATACGTTCGATAATCCTATCGACCACAGCCAcagacaataatttataagtatcattaaaaacgtaaaaagGAAATAATAGATAATCAAAGTAGGCAAGTACAGGGAACAGCTGTAATTATAATTCTAGGTACCGATTGTAATCATAAAACGTTACTGTTGAAAACTGTGGTTGAAAACTAGTTACTAGACCTTATATAATTTAGAATTATTAGTAACGAAAATAAGGGACTAAACGATTATTACATCCTAGATTAGAAACTGTCCAGTCATTACAACCGAAAGTTCAGCTCGTTAAACCGTGGCGCCGCGGCCGCGGCCgtaaaagaaacatttatcGTGTGTCATGGTATAATAACCCCTCTCTACGGACTTACACCTAAATACAAAAGCGCTTTTATGTACACAAAGTAAAAGGTTACACGACTCAAGGACGACCTCCAAAGAAtttacatttcctaaatgataaatgtacctacacaaacaataaaattctttCTTTAACTAAGTATGTACATAATTTGAATGTATGATCAAGAATGAgatattatcaataatataaGGTAGCTTTCCCTTCACAGCTTTGCTCAAGCGGATTTTACGTTTTAATTTTGAGAGATTTTCCATTTCCGCGAGagaaaatttatgtttctggtattaaaatattaaaatcagttTAGGGCACCAGAGCCGATAGAgtccaaaaaatatttttatacctaaattcataggtatatttgtataggtatacctagtaattttaaaattcaatacagagattttaatatttcactacttatgtatattattttacatattatactacCACACTAAGGAAAATAATTATCCACACGAATAAATAGTAAACTTTTAGACTATGCTTTTAGTTCCGTTAAATTATAGAGCAGTACCTAGAGCTATAAGTTGAATTAGGAAcatctttttattaaatctgtttgtttgaacgcgctaatctcaggactACTggtcctgagattagcgcgcaGCTAGCAGTACCTACCTAGAGCTAAAAGttgaaaaaacatttttttattaattaaaactgttatGCTACAGCTACAGTACCAATATGGAAAAAGACATTATTTACATAGCTACTATGATTTACGTGTCAGGTTCTGTGCACGTAATGTATACTTagctacttttttattttacaaccaTACTCAGAGGAATACAGTGCAACGACATTACTATATTGACTTAGgagaagtaaataaataaagtatgaTGTAGAAGTCCATATATAAGTAAGTTTACAGCGCAGGTCCTCAATATCACTAAAGTGTATCGTGCCGTCAAAACCGCGACGAAACTCGACGTGAATAGACTAGCGCGTGGAAAGTCATCTAACTTTTTACCCGCGTTTTTCAAATAAGAATGCCTTCTTGGTGGGACTATTTACATTTCAACcgtcaatataataataaaagaaacctCGAAGAGGGGCTGTTTCAAATAGCATCTCAAACGTGTAATATTTTGGTGAAAGTAAACAATACgaacaatataaatttgacTAGGAATGACAGAAGCGACGAGTACGGTTGTGCTGGTCCACCTAAGGGGAATAGTTCGATGCAAATCTGCGTTCCGAAGTTTAGAAAGAACTCCATTACGGCCGGCTGCAATCCAGGATTGTCGGTAATGaaccttttaataaatacctatttacaaAATCATAGCGCTTCCATAACGTTTCATTTGTATTTGTATCTTGAAAATTCTCAAACTACTACCTACTTAACTTAAAATACGTCATAACTCATAAgcttttaatgaaaatataataagtatataaatataataattacctaacattaaaataattatggcaCATGAAAGCTCCGTAATATAAAATTCGATATGGTACgcactaattaattattacttacatatttatttagaaaaaatattattacaaatacattCTACGCTTcacatattgtattaaatattcatacataGGTCGCgatattaacataaattttacaatagaTATATGATTACATTAATCAAGAATATTAAACccattaaatataattcttaAGGTAGGTATTGTAAATAAGAAAGTTGAATCACGTAGTTAAAATGATGACTGTGCATTCTCTGAAGATGAACATTATATTTCCCTAAAATCGCGATTGTatcatttcatatttaatagatacagtaatttataagttttgtatgaataattatttattaaatagagatgtttctttttaatatagaAACTGAAAATTATTCTCACTACGAGGACATTGGCCTCTAATTAGGCCATTATCCACTACGCGACAAGTGCGGCTTGACTCTTGAGGATGATACATATCACATTTATAAGTTCTAACACATGCCTGTTCAATGATGACGTTCACTGTTTGGAACAGTGATAGTTTGATTAGTGTGCAGCTAGGTAAATTCAAAACTTGAGTTAGGTAAATTAGCGCTCTTTGTGGAAATCCTCAACTGAGCTTGAGCTACCACTGCTCCAGTAAGATTTTCATAACTATTACTCCCTTGAAAATTCAAAATCTGTGAGCTAATTAactcttaataaataaattataaaagttttgcTCATtactagtaggtatatttagatatattagtacctatttagTATCTATCTAATGAGCTCAATTTTTAAACTGTGCTTCATAATAACGTGGTAGCAAGGAggtaataacaaaaaaagtaGACAATAGGCGCggcacataaattatttttttatattaaataactacaaatatataaaataaatataaatttaaaaaatcaaaagaaaaACAAGCAATTGTATAAGTGAAATGTGCAGCAGAAATCAATATTGCTGttgttcattttaaaaataatagcacaTGAATTAATGGCGTATATTCTAGGTGTTTCCAATgacaaaactttttaaagtttacTGAAAATAGTCACACCGCGGTAACCTTGAATCAAAACATTTGCAACAAAACCGTTCCATCAAACTATACAACCAATAAATGTCTTCAGTGTAAAAGATGCATACGCGCGTGGGACATGTGCAGCTTATGTCTATTAGTCGGAAATAAAGGATATATCAAAAAAGACAATATTCtgaaacttgtttttttgtcTGAGGCCTGTGACAGTCTTCATAGTGTCGGCAAGAACCATTGCAAGCTGATTCGCTTGGAGGTGAACAAActgttttcaatattaaaaggTTTTGGTCATTTCGTTGCGTGCTAAGTTAgcgattatattatatcgatTTTAGAAACAACTAGCCGCTGCATAAGCTTCGCCCCGCCGTACGACCTTGTTCCAATTATTCACGTATTAGCTTTGGGTTTGTTGTTTTTCGGGCATGCCGCGAATTTCACGATAATAGTTTGTGGAAACAACGGCGGTGCAACTTCGACAGAATTGCTCATATTTTCCACGAAGCTTTTTAGGGGAAAGATTCCACGAAAAACATTGTGCATTTTTtagattgataaataataatttatagatttacattaCATATACGGTTTGCACACTGAAACatgaaacacaaaataaagagaggtacattttataaaatgggCATAAACAATAAAAGCTGACAAAAGTTTTAATACGTTTACAATGCCTTCAAGTTAATAGAATACCAGAATTTTCCTTTTAGTTTGTTTTGTTCAGACAGTAGAGGAAGGTATCGTTTACGGGCTTggctgtattttttaatattgaaagcGTTCGTGATCGTGAGTAATTTAAATTGCTAGACAACatattttacgttttaatATAACTATTGGTATCATTATAAGATTAACAATCTGAGCAATTGACATTTATAACACTTTctgttttgaatataatagACGAACCGAAGGACGAACCgcatatacaaatataataagtttCGAATTTGGACTTTGGTAgccaataatattttcaaaaattttttcattcgatgacttttttaaactaataatactttatttttaaattatattttaagctattgcgaCAAGATATTACTTACTTTGAATTAGGTCGTGTCTTAAGTGTAAATTAGTTAGTAACTTGGCAATCGGTAGCCTAGCCGTCACCCATAAAGCAGTCGTGGCCTAGTTTTACAATCGTATTGCGTATCTACGCGGCCACTACGGTTTTCGTAGCACCGTAGACATTACCTACGTCTACACCATTGCAAAACTTATAGGTAAGATGTAAACAAAGATTTTAATCACACATTGAGCTTCGTTGGTGGGATTGTTATATTTGtacaaacataattattgttcgTAATTCATTGGAAATTACTAGGATCGAAAATGTTCTGTCCTACCTTTTTGTGGACGTGAATGACGTTAATGTCCTTTAGACgttaaggtataattatttatccaaTACAATGGGCAACTTGCTTAGCATTTCCAAGGAATTACATCGATCGGTCGtcctttaattatattataaactagcttggccccgcggtttcatccaCGCGCGTGAattagtttttctttttaattctaattttCTTGTGGGAATAGcagtataaaaaatagccCAAATTACTCCTTATAACACTGatgttatatatatagatagcTGACTATCTGTCagtcaaaatcggttcagccgttcctgagattagccggaacaaacagacagagaGACAAAAGTTGTAATACTATTTCGGTATATGTACCGTGTATACATCCACGTGTACTAGTAAGTAAAAAgcggttattttaattttaaaaacagacactacaattttattattggcaTAGATGAATAATATTAACGTTAAATCTAGGGAACCTTCTATCTACCTTCTATTGAAGAGCCCCCctcttaggccacatctcagccAACAATGCGACAACTATTATTGactaataaaatgaatattaaacctaaaaaaaaattgaaggtgtcataaattttactaaatattatataattatgattgAAGAAGAATGAATTGCTTATGGCGCAgggttaatttttataaaaataatctacacAACATTTGCGTCATAGTATATAAACAACCTTCATATTATGCAAATGCTTTACCATGCGCTTAAATTCAGTCACCGGTGACAagttaatttatgtaataattttttttcatactcAAGCCAACCTCACATCGATTTCACGTTCAACGGaaacatgaaataaattttcatttaattgtacgcacatttattattaattatttaattattaatagcatattataattattaataaactggtaaattttattcataaactttttaaagatTCAAATTAGCTTTCTGGatctttataattaatatattaattatttgtataaaatcactacatagtataaagcaGAGTCGCTTTATCTGTCCCTACGtccttataataaatatgcttaaatcttcaaAACTACGTACCTAACGATAAAGTGATTATAGTCCTTTCCACCtaagatgatttctgtgacacatcgatttttgacacgtgtagagatgtctttactgaaatcatatcaattgattccgataatcgataatattttttatggaaaggaaatcgatttgaataaagtaccaaaattagttttttcggcatttcgccaacaattaactaaggaaacttagcaaacaacagcaacaaaaagtcaacaataacaattactaGCATTAACAGAATACCacgtaaagtatcaatataaaaatgcaacttgtatacaaggctgacgcactcgtacagacgattgactcgattgacaaacgatcacaagatgggcgccgattatatgattttccaactctatgatt
This region includes:
- the LOC123696739 gene encoding THO complex subunit 7 homolog, whose protein sequence is MGDEDVIRRRLLIDGDGTGDDRRLNVLLKTLIRWCNATDEKPEDSKTTHDRMLAQLAQCEFAVTKSQLGTEMMTAELKSYEDLSKIFESGIEIAKKNIEKSKIDLAQAKTVRKNRIEYDVLAKVISEQPDRKETLEQLSTLKNELSTLETTKQQLESRLALRKKQFHVLVTSIHQLQALLDEPEELESISDDVEMKESAMET